Proteins from a single region of Tepidimicrobium xylanilyticum:
- a CDS encoding Cof-type HAD-IIB family hydrolase, whose translation MSTKNNDFKNIKLVALDIDGTLLDDNLEISVRTKKTIEDLISRKIYVALVTGRTFRAAEFIRKKLGVEMPIIAYNGGKVVIPPKGEVFGRKIPLTEAIKVIKYGEERDLYVKVYIDDVLYIKEPDAKSLAFSSSNNINYKVVGKLSENIYEDVNMVIVYYEYDIHGVIDEKLNDIDVTITTSVSNSIDVIPKGVSKAKGLKIVADYLGIGRDAILAIGNSLNDLEMLQYAGIGIAMKNSDLGLLRKWNNVSGYTNNEEGVYHIIKQI comes from the coding sequence ATGAGTACTAAAAATAATGATTTTAAGAATATTAAGTTAGTTGCTTTAGATATTGATGGTACATTGTTAGATGATAATCTAGAGATATCAGTAAGGACTAAGAAAACCATCGAAGATTTAATTAGTAGGAAAATTTATGTTGCTTTAGTTACAGGTAGAACCTTTAGAGCTGCTGAATTTATTAGGAAAAAGCTGGGGGTAGAGATGCCCATTATAGCTTATAATGGAGGGAAGGTAGTTATTCCACCAAAGGGTGAGGTCTTTGGTAGAAAAATACCTTTGACAGAAGCTATAAAGGTTATTAAATATGGAGAAGAAAGGGATCTATATGTAAAGGTTTATATAGATGATGTTTTGTATATAAAAGAACCTGATGCTAAATCTCTAGCTTTTTCTTCAAGTAACAACATAAATTATAAGGTAGTTGGGAAACTAAGTGAAAATATATATGAAGATGTGAATATGGTAATTGTTTATTATGAGTATGATATACATGGAGTAATTGATGAAAAGCTTAATGACATAGATGTTACTATTACCACATCTGTATCAAATTCAATAGACGTTATTCCAAAAGGAGTATCCAAGGCAAAAGGTCTTAAAATAGTTGCAGACTATTTAGGCATTGGAAGGGATGCTATATTAGCTATAGGAAATAGTTTGAATGATTTAGAAATGCTACAATATGCAGGAATAGGAATAGCAATGAAAAATTCTGATTTGGGTCTTTTAAGGAAATGGAATAATGTATCTGGATATACTAATAATGAAGAGGGAGTTTATCATATAATTAAGCAAATTTAA
- a CDS encoding short-chain-enoyl-CoA hydratase: MNFKYVSLKKENNIGILTINRPDALNALNSQVLDDLDNVIDMVIDDDEVHILIITGEGRAFVAGADISEMNDLNMLEAREFASKGSELFRKIELMEKVVIAAINGYALGGGCELALCCDIRISSTKAKFGQPEVGLGICPGFGGTQRLSRLVGLGRAKELIFTADMIDAEEAYRIGLVNKVVEEDQLMNEAIKMAEKIASKGQIAVRFAKSAINKSLDTDMETGMDIEKNLFGLCFSTEDQKEGMRAFLEKRKPNYKLK, translated from the coding sequence TTGAATTTTAAATATGTTTCGCTAAAAAAAGAAAATAATATAGGGATATTAACCATTAATAGGCCTGATGCGTTGAATGCGTTAAATTCTCAAGTTTTAGATGATTTGGACAATGTTATAGATATGGTAATAGACGATGATGAGGTACATATATTAATAATCACAGGGGAAGGCAGAGCTTTTGTTGCAGGAGCAGATATTTCAGAAATGAATGATTTGAACATGCTTGAGGCTAGGGAATTTGCAAGTAAAGGGTCAGAGCTTTTTAGAAAGATTGAGCTAATGGAGAAGGTAGTTATTGCAGCGATAAATGGTTATGCATTAGGTGGAGGTTGTGAATTAGCTTTATGTTGTGATATAAGGATATCATCAACTAAAGCTAAGTTTGGTCAACCAGAAGTTGGTCTTGGTATTTGTCCTGGATTTGGGGGGACTCAAAGATTATCTCGCTTAGTAGGATTGGGAAGGGCTAAGGAATTGATTTTTACTGCTGATATGATTGATGCAGAAGAAGCCTATAGAATAGGCTTGGTTAACAAAGTGGTCGAAGAAGACCAACTAATGAATGAAGCTATAAAAATGGCAGAAAAAATTGCATCTAAGGGGCAGATTGCAGTAAGATTTGCCAAAAGTGCTATAAACAAATCCTTAGATACGGATATGGAAACTGGCATGGATATTGAGAAAAACCTATTTGGTTTGTGTTTCTCTACAGAGGACCAAAAAGAGGGTATGAGAGCCTTTTTAGAAAAGAGAAAACCAAATTATAAATTAAAATAG